In a genomic window of Armatimonas rosea:
- a CDS encoding DinB family protein: MNSDFSVSWELSRGRFDQEVLSLTQEQLNFRLYPGALTIGEMAIHVAGVEIWFLSQLHGTPVPDALTRIAQSATEGVVNDNPFPFAPEELTPATVSEALSTAAAMVKDVIYAPSDELLQKEIKSALGPIITGRGALARFAFHPGYHHGQAYQIKCAPGFPA, encoded by the coding sequence ATGAACAGTGATTTTTCCGTGTCCTGGGAGCTCTCCCGTGGACGATTCGACCAAGAAGTGCTGAGCCTGACTCAGGAGCAGCTCAACTTTCGCCTCTACCCGGGCGCGCTGACCATCGGCGAGATGGCGATCCATGTCGCGGGTGTCGAGATCTGGTTCCTCAGCCAGCTCCATGGGACGCCGGTCCCCGACGCACTCACACGCATCGCGCAGTCCGCCACGGAGGGTGTCGTCAACGACAACCCCTTCCCGTTCGCCCCCGAAGAGCTCACCCCCGCCACGGTCAGCGAGGCACTCTCCACCGCCGCCGCGATGGTCAAGGACGTGATCTACGCGCCCTCCGACGAGCTCCTCCAGAAAGAGATCAAGAGCGCCCTTGGCCCGATCATCACAGGCCGCGGTGCCCTGGCACGCTTCGCCTTCCACCCCGGCTACCACCACGGCCAGGCCTACCAGATCAAGTGCGCCCCCGGCTTCCCCGCCTAG
- a CDS encoding aldo/keto reductase, with the protein MNTTTLGKTGLTVSRMGLGCGGHSRLGLATGKDEANAISVVHKALELGINFIDTAESYKTETAVGKALALAKTPRESVVLSTKLSARTDDHFTTPAELKARAEGCLERLQTDYLDILHLHGVKADEYAYCQSELVPALLELRDEGKIRFLGITEAFGPDPQHAMLGPAVNADNCWEVVMVGFNILNQSARERVLTATQAKQIGTLCMFAVRRVLSNPEALHSLLGELVASGQLPSEALTILPPGDVTELAYQFCRDEPGIDVVLSGTGNPAHLEANARALLGPPIPSELRERLQHVFAGLDSISGN; encoded by the coding sequence ATGAACACAACCACACTAGGCAAGACCGGCCTCACCGTGAGCCGTATGGGACTCGGCTGCGGGGGGCACAGCCGGCTGGGGCTGGCGACGGGCAAGGACGAAGCCAATGCGATCTCGGTGGTGCACAAGGCGCTAGAGCTGGGGATCAACTTTATCGACACCGCGGAGAGCTACAAGACCGAGACCGCCGTGGGGAAGGCGCTAGCACTGGCAAAGACCCCACGGGAGAGTGTCGTGCTCTCGACCAAGCTCTCCGCCCGCACCGACGACCACTTCACCACGCCTGCCGAGCTCAAGGCCCGCGCCGAGGGCTGTCTAGAGCGCCTCCAGACCGACTACCTGGATATTCTCCACCTCCATGGGGTCAAGGCCGACGAGTACGCCTACTGCCAGAGTGAGCTGGTCCCGGCGCTCTTGGAGCTGCGCGACGAAGGCAAGATTCGCTTTCTCGGGATCACGGAGGCGTTTGGCCCCGATCCACAGCACGCCATGCTCGGCCCCGCTGTCAACGCCGACAACTGCTGGGAGGTCGTGATGGTGGGCTTCAATATTCTCAACCAATCCGCGCGGGAGCGAGTCCTCACCGCGACACAGGCAAAGCAGATCGGAACCCTCTGCATGTTCGCGGTGCGCCGTGTCCTGAGCAACCCCGAGGCCCTTCACTCCCTCCTCGGAGAGCTCGTCGCCAGCGGCCAGCTTCCCAGCGAGGCCTTGACAATCCTCCCCCCAGGCGATGTGACAGAGCTTGCCTACCAGTTCTGCCGCGACGAGCCGGGGATCGATGTCGTACTCTCAGGGACGGGCAACCCCGCGCACCTCGAAGCCAACGCCCGCGCGCTCCTCGGGCCACCCATTCCCTCCGAGCTGCGCGAGCGGCTCCAGCACGTCTTTGCGGGTCTGGACAGTATCTCCGGGAACTAA
- a CDS encoding GNAT family N-acetyltransferase has product MSDLPPFPTLTTKRLVLRELTRADADDVFAFRSDPVVQQYDESPMTSRDEALAFIDDIRAIRPTQTFLGWGVALRASNQVIGVVALWDWDRAKRQAELGYGLAKEHWGQGLGQEAVGAVVEYGFDSLALHWVYATTRTANVRSIQMLERLGFQRESTWHQHDLDGAGGLLESTLLGRQRPTNG; this is encoded by the coding sequence ATGAGCGATCTCCCTCCCTTTCCCACCCTGACCACCAAGCGCCTCGTCCTCCGGGAGCTCACCCGCGCGGATGCCGACGATGTCTTCGCCTTTCGGAGCGACCCAGTGGTGCAACAGTACGACGAATCCCCGATGACCTCGCGCGACGAAGCACTGGCCTTTATCGACGACATACGGGCGATTCGCCCCACACAGACCTTCTTGGGCTGGGGCGTTGCGCTGCGCGCGAGCAACCAGGTGATCGGCGTGGTGGCGCTCTGGGACTGGGATAGAGCCAAGCGTCAGGCAGAGCTGGGCTACGGGCTGGCAAAGGAGCACTGGGGCCAGGGGCTCGGGCAGGAGGCGGTTGGGGCTGTGGTGGAGTATGGGTTTGACTCTCTGGCACTTCACTGGGTCTACGCCACGACACGGACCGCCAATGTCCGCTCGATCCAGATGCTCGAGCGCCTCGGCTTCCAGCGCGAGAGCACCTGGCACCAGCACGACCTCGATGGCGCAGGGGGCCTCTTGGAGAGCACGCTCCTGGGTCGCCAACGTCCCACAAACGGGTAG
- a CDS encoding PQQ-binding-like beta-propeller repeat protein, whose product MQKLQVRKEGIQLSNAAGRAGWKKSFLPATVIGAELASDRVFVTVSDGLICLDAKHGRQLWRFRLPDRHSPSKQAVLSGELAFVCFWASGAYLHCRTNAVDSATGKRLWDVVGELKQVTKTTVVLERRFPYPDPTPHEEISQVTIDRRTGNEQQTKSGTSL is encoded by the coding sequence ATGCAAAAGCTTCAGGTTCGAAAAGAAGGTATTCAGCTAAGCAACGCGGCGGGGAGAGCGGGCTGGAAAAAGTCGTTTCTACCGGCGACCGTGATCGGAGCGGAGCTAGCCAGCGACCGCGTGTTTGTGACAGTCAGCGACGGGCTCATCTGCCTGGATGCGAAGCACGGAAGACAGCTCTGGCGCTTCCGGCTCCCCGACAGACACTCGCCTAGTAAGCAGGCAGTTCTCTCGGGAGAGCTCGCCTTTGTTTGTTTCTGGGCGAGTGGCGCCTACCTTCACTGCCGTACCAATGCCGTCGATAGCGCCACGGGAAAGCGTCTGTGGGATGTGGTCGGAGAGCTGAAACAGGTCACCAAGACCACCGTCGTCTTAGAGCGCCGCTTCCCCTATCCCGATCCCACGCCCCACGAGGAGATCAGCCAGGTCACCATCGATCGTCGCACCGGCAACGAGCAGCAGACGAAATCAGGCACCTCGCTCTAG
- a CDS encoding aminoglycoside phosphotransferase family protein, whose amino-acid sequence MQRTLPTRLVATCQHNPAWIAWLDALPEVLSALEARWEVSLGEPFDGPNVSCSWVAPAMRADGSTAIFKLGIPAMEGRDELAGLRFWAGEPTVRILDGDDASGAFLMERCEPGTLLKTLPEPEQDVILTGMLQRLWRKPDASHPFRPLSEMLAFWGDETRADEARWPDPGLVRAGLALFEELTLPSADDVLLATDLHASNILAAQREPWLVIDPKPFVGDRTYDATQHLLHNCTERLRAHPDATIKRLAELADLDPARLQLWLFARAAAESRDDWSDLSLAQLLAP is encoded by the coding sequence ATGCAACGAACGCTCCCGACGCGGCTGGTCGCGACCTGCCAGCACAACCCCGCTTGGATCGCGTGGCTTGATGCGCTCCCCGAAGTTTTGAGTGCGCTAGAGGCTCGCTGGGAAGTGAGCCTAGGAGAGCCCTTCGACGGCCCGAACGTGAGCTGCTCTTGGGTGGCGCCGGCGATGCGCGCCGATGGCTCCACGGCGATCTTCAAGCTGGGGATACCGGCGATGGAGGGCCGCGATGAGCTAGCCGGACTGCGATTCTGGGCGGGTGAGCCGACCGTGCGGATTCTGGACGGCGACGATGCCTCGGGGGCATTTCTGATGGAGCGCTGTGAGCCGGGGACGCTCCTCAAGACCCTCCCCGAGCCCGAGCAAGATGTGATTTTGACCGGGATGCTCCAGCGGCTCTGGCGCAAACCAGACGCGTCACACCCCTTCCGCCCGCTCTCGGAAATGCTGGCGTTCTGGGGCGATGAGACCCGCGCCGACGAGGCACGCTGGCCCGACCCTGGCTTGGTACGCGCGGGCTTGGCGCTCTTTGAGGAGCTCACGCTTCCGAGCGCCGACGATGTCTTGCTCGCCACCGACCTGCACGCCAGCAATATTCTTGCGGCCCAGCGCGAGCCGTGGCTGGTGATCGACCCCAAGCCGTTTGTGGGAGACCGCACCTACGATGCCACCCAGCACCTCCTGCATAACTGCACCGAGCGGCTGCGTGCCCACCCGGATGCGACCATCAAGCGCCTCGCCGAGCTCGCCGACCTCGATCCTGCACGCCTTCAACTCTGGCTCTTTGCCCGCGCCGCCGCCGAGTCCCGCGACGATTGGAGCGATCTCTCCCTCGCCCAACTGCTCGCTCCCTAA
- a CDS encoding sugar phosphate isomerase/epimerase family protein: MEMTKQTRRSFLGLSAATALSLVAPPAQAKKKLPVGLELYSVRDLLAKDLMGTVRAVAAQGYEVVEFYSPYQSWTPEYAKDVRKLLDELKIKCLSTHNSRSALTGDGLKKAIELNQIIGSKTIVTASPGRVQTQDDWKKLADELTAASQALKPLKMRVGYHNHQTEFRETDGFRPIQFLAKNTPKDVTLQFDVGTCVEVGYDPIAWVNENPGRIRSMHLKDWGKTEGYKVLFGEGDTPWKPLLEAAERKGGVEYVLIEQEGSRFPSLETSQKCLESYRKLRG, translated from the coding sequence ATGGAAATGACAAAACAGACACGGCGGTCGTTTTTGGGTCTCTCAGCGGCGACCGCCCTCTCGCTGGTCGCGCCGCCCGCTCAGGCGAAGAAGAAGCTCCCTGTCGGGCTGGAGCTCTACTCGGTGCGCGATCTGCTCGCCAAGGACCTGATGGGCACGGTGCGCGCGGTCGCGGCGCAGGGCTACGAGGTCGTGGAGTTCTACTCGCCCTACCAGAGCTGGACCCCGGAGTACGCCAAGGACGTCCGCAAGCTTTTGGATGAGCTCAAGATCAAGTGCCTCTCGACCCACAACAGCCGCTCCGCGCTCACGGGCGACGGCCTGAAAAAGGCGATCGAGCTCAACCAGATTATCGGCTCCAAGACCATTGTCACGGCGAGCCCCGGACGCGTCCAGACCCAGGACGACTGGAAGAAGCTCGCCGATGAGCTGACGGCGGCATCACAAGCGCTCAAGCCGCTGAAGATGCGTGTCGGCTACCACAACCACCAGACCGAGTTCCGCGAGACCGATGGCTTCCGCCCGATTCAGTTTCTGGCCAAGAACACGCCCAAAGATGTCACACTCCAGTTCGATGTGGGGACGTGTGTGGAAGTAGGCTACGATCCTATCGCCTGGGTCAATGAGAACCCCGGCCGTATCCGCTCGATGCACCTTAAGGACTGGGGCAAGACCGAGGGCTACAAGGTTCTCTTCGGCGAGGGCGACACCCCCTGGAAGCCCCTTCTGGAGGCCGCCGAGCGCAAGGGCGGGGTCGAGTATGTCCTGATCGAGCAAGAAGGCAGCCGGTTTCCGTCACTGGAGACCAGCCAGAAGTGCCTGGAGAGCTACCGAAAACTCCGCGGGTAA
- a CDS encoding GH39 family glycosyl hydrolase, giving the protein MNVTITVDAAKKLGPLKPIWRFFGADEPNYAYMKDGKKLLKELGKLGKPQVYFRAHSLLCTGDGTPALKWGSTNAYTEDAQGNPVYDWTIVDRIFDAYLKNGVRPYVQIGFMPKALSVKPEPYQHAWTPKAKYDEIYTGWAYPPKDWDKWGELVYQWTAHCVKKYGKAEVESWWWEVWNEANIGYWRGTPEEFRRLHTVAIAAVRRALPTARVGGSDVAGDGGQFQRDFFTHCLKTGSPLDFVSFHAKGAPTFVDGHVRMGIAAQLRTIDAGFKIIASYPELKDKPIVIGESDPDGCAACQGPQLGYRNSTMFSSYTAAVFARKHELADRHGVNLTGALTWAFTFENQPLFAGFRQLATGGLPLPVLNVFRMLGKMDGERLATQSSAGLTLDAMMRDGVRSASPDIAAQAALAGKKAWVLVWHYHDDELPGPDAEIALTLENLPKARGAAKLTHWRIDETHSNVFTAWQKLGSPATPTPAQYAQLEAASTLEQLAPPASITIEAGRVTLPFTLPRRGVSLLQLEWR; this is encoded by the coding sequence ATGAACGTGACGATCACCGTAGACGCGGCTAAGAAACTTGGCCCCCTCAAGCCGATCTGGCGCTTTTTTGGGGCGGATGAGCCCAACTACGCCTACATGAAGGACGGCAAGAAGCTGCTCAAAGAGCTGGGCAAGCTGGGCAAGCCGCAGGTCTACTTCCGGGCCCATAGCCTGCTCTGCACCGGCGACGGCACCCCCGCGCTGAAGTGGGGGAGCACCAACGCCTACACCGAGGACGCGCAAGGCAACCCGGTCTACGACTGGACGATTGTGGATCGTATCTTCGATGCGTATCTGAAAAACGGGGTGAGACCCTATGTCCAGATCGGGTTCATGCCCAAGGCGCTCTCGGTGAAGCCCGAGCCCTACCAGCACGCCTGGACCCCCAAAGCCAAGTACGACGAGATCTACACCGGCTGGGCCTACCCGCCCAAGGACTGGGATAAGTGGGGGGAGCTGGTCTACCAGTGGACCGCCCACTGTGTCAAGAAGTACGGCAAGGCAGAAGTCGAGAGCTGGTGGTGGGAGGTCTGGAATGAGGCCAATATCGGCTACTGGCGCGGCACGCCCGAGGAGTTTCGCAGGCTCCACACGGTTGCGATTGCCGCCGTGCGCCGAGCATTGCCCACAGCGCGTGTCGGCGGCTCAGACGTGGCGGGGGATGGGGGGCAGTTCCAGCGGGACTTCTTCACCCACTGCCTCAAGACGGGCTCCCCGCTGGACTTTGTGAGCTTCCATGCCAAGGGCGCGCCGACCTTTGTGGACGGTCATGTCCGTATGGGGATCGCGGCCCAGCTCCGCACGATCGACGCGGGCTTCAAGATTATCGCGTCGTACCCTGAGCTAAAAGACAAGCCGATTGTGATTGGGGAGTCCGACCCCGATGGCTGCGCGGCGTGCCAGGGGCCGCAGCTGGGCTACCGCAACTCGACCATGTTCTCCAGCTACACCGCCGCGGTCTTTGCGCGCAAGCACGAGCTGGCCGACCGGCATGGGGTGAACCTCACGGGCGCACTGACCTGGGCCTTCACGTTTGAGAACCAGCCGCTCTTTGCCGGTTTCCGCCAGCTTGCCACGGGGGGATTGCCGCTGCCCGTGCTCAATGTCTTTCGGATGCTCGGTAAGATGGACGGCGAGCGCCTCGCGACCCAGAGCTCCGCGGGCCTCACGTTGGATGCGATGATGCGCGATGGCGTGCGAAGCGCTTCCCCAGATATCGCCGCACAAGCCGCCCTCGCTGGCAAGAAAGCCTGGGTGCTAGTCTGGCACTACCACGACGACGAGCTCCCCGGCCCGGACGCCGAGATCGCGCTGACGCTGGAAAACCTACCCAAGGCTCGGGGCGCGGCCAAGCTGACCCACTGGCGCATCGACGAGACTCATAGCAATGTCTTCACCGCCTGGCAAAAGCTCGGCTCGCCCGCCACACCGACACCAGCGCAATATGCCCAGCTCGAAGCCGCCAGTACGCTGGAGCAGCTCGCGCCACCGGCAAGCATCACTATCGAAGCGGGCCGCGTCACGCTTCCCTTCACCCTCCCCCGTCGCGGCGTCTCGCTCTTGCAGTTGGAGTGGCGGTAG
- the yicI gene encoding alpha-xylosidase — MKFTDGNWMMQPGVKAHYPAEAYEAEIHGETLELYVPTRHIRHRGDTLEGPVLTVQLSSPLDDVIRVRVAHFTGGHDAGPSFPLMTTLSAPRLSADDTTAHLASGKLTAKIDRKNWSLEFWAEGKLVTKSPARGMGYVKTENGAVPSFVHEQLSLGVGECVYGLGERFTGFVKNGQVVEMWNQDGGTGSDQAYKNVPFYLTNRGYGVFVNQPERVSFEVASEKVSRVQFSVPGESLEYFVIYGPTPKEILGKYTALTGRAALPPAWTFGLWLTTSFTTSYDEATVNSFLDGMAERDLPLSVFHFDCFWMRGFRWCDFEWDPAVFPDPEAMLQRLHERGLKVCVWINSYIAQRSPLFAEAKEKGFLLKRTDGSVWQWDLWQPGMGIVDFTNPAACDWFAAHLKRLAAMGVDSFKTDFGERIPTDDVVWFDGSDPQKMHNFYPYLYNKVTFDALQEAKGEAALFARSATAGCQQFPVHWGGDCFSSFESMAESLRGGLSLGLSGFGFWSHDIGGFEGKPPTEVYKRWLAFGLLSSHSRLHGSSSYRVPWLFDDEAVDVCRHFTRLKCQLMPYLFQKAVEATQTGLPLMRAMVLEFPDDPACETLDRQYMLGDSLLVAPVFRADNVVDFYLPDGTWTNFFTGEQKPGGRWYRETHDFFSLPLYVREGAVLALSADVTRPDGNWLDGLTLHAYGLHDGQSVAVTVPNHDGAPALTATLTRAGESVTTKGFSGRVVCII, encoded by the coding sequence ATGAAGTTCACCGACGGTAACTGGATGATGCAGCCGGGCGTCAAGGCCCACTACCCGGCAGAGGCCTACGAGGCCGAGATTCACGGCGAGACGCTGGAGCTCTATGTCCCCACACGACACATTCGCCACCGGGGCGATACGCTGGAAGGGCCGGTGCTCACCGTGCAGCTCTCGTCGCCGCTGGACGATGTGATCCGGGTGCGGGTCGCGCACTTTACGGGTGGCCACGACGCCGGCCCGAGCTTTCCCCTGATGACGACACTGTCTGCGCCGCGCTTGAGCGCTGATGACACAACGGCGCACCTTGCGAGCGGCAAGCTCACGGCGAAGATAGATCGCAAGAACTGGAGCCTGGAGTTCTGGGCCGAGGGCAAGCTGGTCACCAAGAGCCCGGCGCGGGGGATGGGCTATGTCAAGACCGAGAACGGTGCCGTGCCGAGCTTTGTGCACGAGCAGCTCTCGCTGGGAGTTGGGGAGTGTGTCTATGGGCTGGGGGAGCGCTTCACGGGGTTTGTGAAGAACGGCCAGGTGGTCGAGATGTGGAACCAGGACGGCGGCACGGGCAGCGATCAGGCGTACAAGAATGTCCCGTTTTATCTGACCAACCGTGGCTACGGGGTCTTTGTGAACCAGCCGGAGCGGGTGAGCTTCGAGGTGGCGAGCGAGAAAGTCTCGCGGGTGCAGTTCAGTGTCCCCGGTGAGTCCCTCGAGTACTTCGTGATCTACGGCCCCACTCCCAAGGAGATTCTGGGAAAGTACACCGCGCTCACCGGCCGAGCCGCACTCCCGCCGGCCTGGACCTTTGGGCTCTGGCTGACGACCAGCTTTACGACCAGCTACGACGAAGCAACCGTCAATAGCTTCCTCGATGGCATGGCGGAGCGTGACTTGCCGCTCTCGGTGTTTCACTTCGACTGCTTCTGGATGCGCGGCTTCCGCTGGTGCGACTTTGAGTGGGACCCCGCCGTCTTCCCGGACCCCGAGGCGATGCTACAACGCCTGCACGAGCGCGGCCTGAAGGTCTGTGTCTGGATCAACTCCTATATCGCGCAGCGCTCGCCGCTCTTTGCCGAGGCGAAGGAGAAGGGCTTCCTGCTCAAGCGCACCGACGGCTCGGTGTGGCAGTGGGACCTGTGGCAGCCGGGGATGGGGATCGTGGACTTCACCAACCCCGCGGCGTGTGACTGGTTCGCGGCGCACCTGAAGCGGCTGGCGGCGATGGGGGTGGATAGCTTCAAGACCGACTTTGGCGAGCGCATCCCCACCGACGATGTCGTCTGGTTCGATGGCTCCGACCCGCAGAAGATGCACAACTTCTACCCGTATCTCTACAACAAAGTCACCTTTGACGCGTTGCAAGAGGCCAAGGGCGAGGCGGCGCTCTTTGCCCGCTCCGCCACCGCCGGCTGCCAGCAGTTTCCCGTCCACTGGGGCGGCGACTGCTTCTCCAGCTTTGAGTCCATGGCCGAGAGCCTGCGCGGCGGCCTCTCGCTTGGGCTCTCGGGCTTTGGGTTCTGGAGCCACGATATCGGCGGCTTCGAGGGCAAGCCTCCCACCGAGGTCTACAAGCGCTGGCTCGCCTTCGGGCTCTTGTCGTCGCACAGCCGCCTGCACGGGAGCTCCAGCTACCGCGTCCCGTGGCTCTTCGACGACGAAGCGGTGGATGTCTGCCGCCACTTCACCCGCCTGAAGTGCCAGCTGATGCCCTATCTCTTCCAGAAGGCAGTCGAGGCGACCCAGACCGGCCTGCCGCTGATGCGCGCGATGGTGCTGGAGTTCCCCGACGATCCCGCGTGTGAGACGCTGGACCGCCAGTACATGCTCGGAGATTCGCTACTGGTCGCGCCGGTCTTCCGCGCCGATAATGTGGTGGATTTCTACCTCCCCGATGGCACCTGGACCAACTTCTTCACCGGTGAGCAAAAGCCGGGCGGCCGCTGGTACCGCGAGACCCACGACTTCTTCTCGCTCCCGCTCTACGTCCGAGAAGGCGCCGTCCTCGCGCTCTCCGCCGATGTCACGCGCCCCGACGGCAACTGGCTCGATGGCCTCACGCTCCACGCCTACGGCCTCCACGACGGCCAGAGCGTCGCGGTCACCGTCCCCAACCACGATGGTGCCCCCGCCCTCACCGCCACTCTCACCCGTGCTGGGGAGAGCGTGACGACCAAGGGGTTTTCAGGGAGGGTTGTCTGTATAATCTAA
- a CDS encoding PD40 domain-containing protein, whose protein sequence is MARTPTSPRQLRTGLAVFGVLTVVSVTKLALDYVRCLGDSVAPLSWSPDGRWIVAEQYRSASTEYSVVLVSAATGRVERLLYKNENGTRCRSARFSPDSRSIAYHVADDYFKNPYTLKGIAHRHHDHVVDLEGRVTQELVGTGEVQEETLRRDSPDGHWSASWEPESETSNANWNFLVRGPDGTRVNLLKTYSQLPTVFTWRPSGELVYIEPYVEPKDMIVSVVAYNPKTQQRRELVNLSSYESLVFSPDGSQLAQTGTTQVQFVRLGSASTAP, encoded by the coding sequence GTGGCTAGGACGCCCACGTCCCCGAGACAGCTCCGTACAGGACTGGCAGTCTTTGGTGTCCTGACCGTGGTGTCCGTGACCAAGCTGGCGCTGGACTATGTTCGGTGTTTGGGAGATTCCGTGGCCCCCCTGAGCTGGTCGCCCGATGGCCGCTGGATTGTCGCAGAGCAGTACCGGAGCGCATCGACTGAGTACTCGGTCGTACTGGTCTCGGCTGCGACAGGGCGGGTGGAGCGGCTGCTCTACAAAAACGAAAACGGCACGCGGTGTCGCTCCGCACGTTTCTCGCCCGATAGCCGCTCTATCGCCTACCATGTCGCGGATGACTACTTCAAGAATCCTTACACGCTAAAAGGGATCGCTCACCGACACCACGACCATGTTGTGGATCTTGAAGGGAGGGTTACCCAGGAGCTCGTGGGCACGGGGGAAGTGCAGGAAGAAACGCTTCGCCGCGACTCCCCCGATGGGCACTGGTCCGCCTCCTGGGAGCCGGAATCCGAAACCTCGAACGCGAACTGGAATTTTTTGGTGCGCGGCCCGGATGGGACGCGTGTGAACCTCCTCAAGACGTACTCACAGCTGCCCACCGTATTCACGTGGCGACCCAGCGGCGAGCTTGTCTATATCGAGCCCTATGTCGAGCCAAAGGATATGATCGTGTCGGTAGTTGCCTACAACCCAAAGACCCAACAGCGACGAGAGCTAGTTAATCTTAGTAGTTACGAGTCTTTGGTATTCTCGCCCGATGGTTCCCAGCTTGCACAGACCGGGACGACCCAAGTTCAGTTTGTTCGATTGGGTTCTGCGAGTACAGCTCCTTGA